A window of Paenibacillus sp. 19GGS1-52 contains these coding sequences:
- a CDS encoding RNA pseudouridine synthase — MTQHITGRANDIGDGSSAFEVLYEDNHLLGIVKPVNIPVQEDASGDMDLLNLLKEDVKLRFNKPGNVFMGLVHRLDRPVGGAMVFAKTSKAASRLSESVRTHSFHKVYLTVVHGKPSSAQGRLIDTLLKDAANNTVTVVRKGTPGGKEAILDYTVLGTSEGFSLLKIDLLTGRSHQIRVQLSSIGCPLYGDQKYGASVNRPGQQIALWSALVGFPHPVSKEQIELISLPPQNYPWNLWPQDIQKQAVR; from the coding sequence GTGACACAGCACATAACAGGCAGAGCAAATGATATAGGAGATGGTTCATCCGCCTTTGAAGTGTTGTATGAAGATAACCATCTGCTGGGCATTGTGAAGCCGGTAAATATACCTGTGCAGGAGGATGCCTCAGGAGATATGGATCTCCTGAACCTGCTTAAAGAAGATGTAAAATTGCGGTTTAACAAGCCTGGAAATGTATTCATGGGCCTGGTCCACCGTCTGGATCGACCTGTAGGAGGCGCTATGGTCTTCGCCAAGACGTCCAAAGCGGCTTCGCGACTGTCAGAGAGCGTCCGAACACATAGCTTCCACAAGGTATACCTAACCGTTGTGCACGGGAAGCCGTCTTCTGCACAAGGCCGCCTTATAGATACGTTGCTTAAAGATGCTGCTAATAATACTGTCACGGTCGTCCGGAAGGGAACTCCTGGCGGCAAAGAAGCCATTCTGGATTATACGGTTCTTGGTACCTCAGAAGGCTTCAGTCTGCTGAAGATCGACCTACTTACCGGCCGCTCCCACCAGATTCGTGTGCAGCTTAGCTCCATCGGCTGCCCTCTTTATGGGGATCAGAAATACGGCGCCTCGGTGAACCGCCCCGGACAGCAAATTGCACTCTGGTCTGCCTTGGTTGGTTTCCCCCACCCTGTCAGCAAAGAACAAATAGAACTAATCTCGTTGCCTCCACAGAATTATCCGTGGAATTTATGGCCGCAGGATATACAAAAGCAGGCCGTCCGTTAA
- a CDS encoding class I SAM-dependent methyltransferase: MYIASDWKDYEVIDTGGGEKLERWGDIILRRPDPQIIWPLAHETAKWRDVHGHYHRSAAGGGEWDMKKAIPEDWKISYGKLKFHLRPTNFKHTGLFPEQATNWSWMMDKISAANRPIQVLNLFAYTGGATVAAASVGASVVHVDAAKGMVQWAKENVQLSGLTERPVRFITDDVFKFVQREQRRGSKYDAIIMDPPSYGRGPNGEMWKLETNLYPFLESCMEIMSDKPLFMLINSYTTGISPTVLRNMLSMTMGKRYGGKLNSGEIGLPITSSGLNLPCGILGRWEA, encoded by the coding sequence ATGTATATAGCAAGCGATTGGAAAGACTATGAAGTTATTGATACCGGTGGCGGAGAAAAGCTGGAGCGCTGGGGCGATATTATCCTGCGCCGTCCTGATCCGCAGATTATTTGGCCGCTCGCGCATGAAACAGCTAAATGGCGTGACGTGCATGGACATTATCACCGCAGCGCAGCAGGCGGCGGAGAATGGGATATGAAGAAGGCCATTCCTGAAGATTGGAAAATCAGCTACGGCAAGTTGAAATTCCACCTTCGTCCTACGAACTTCAAACATACAGGATTGTTTCCTGAGCAAGCGACCAACTGGAGTTGGATGATGGACAAGATCTCAGCAGCAAATCGGCCGATCCAGGTTCTGAATCTATTCGCCTATACCGGTGGTGCTACTGTAGCTGCAGCAAGCGTTGGCGCTTCTGTAGTTCACGTTGATGCTGCAAAAGGTATGGTTCAGTGGGCTAAAGAAAATGTGCAGCTGTCAGGTCTTACAGAACGTCCAGTCCGCTTCATCACTGACGATGTTTTCAAATTCGTACAGCGTGAGCAACGCCGTGGAAGCAAATACGATGCGATTATCATGGACCCGCCTTCCTACGGAAGAGGTCCGAATGGTGAAATGTGGAAGCTGGAGACGAATCTCTATCCCTTCCTCGAAAGCTGTATGGAGATTATGAGCGACAAACCTTTGTTCATGCTCATTAATTCCTACACAACCGGCATCTCACCAACCGTACTGCGAAATATGCTCTCGATGACCATGGGTAAACGTTACGGGGGCAAACTAAACTCCGGTGAGATCGGTCTGCCGATCACATCCTCCGGCTTGAATCTGCCATGTGGTATTCTGGGCCGCTGGGAGGCGTAA
- a CDS encoding helix-turn-helix domain-containing protein — protein MFNLAQLYHPITANPSKTNEYLPCKALQPYIRCFWGSGLESQNTEVSNMHKSREIIIPDTCMDIIWEMDKSTGCASTFFSGINDTPFEIPYEAENESSHFGIRFHFWAVHYFADDHLRDVLNAHADVEQYFSTFHRDLGLLLAETSSITERITAAEAYLLRRLEGTHRTSDSMMNAVHAIINSKGLVGSDELQVSSGLSSRQLERLFREYIGVTPKQTADLVRFQNVWQELYQPSPQSKSMLDIVYAYRYSHQSHFNNNFKKYAGRTPLEALRYARKR, from the coding sequence ATGTTCAATCTCGCACAGCTATACCACCCTATAACTGCGAATCCGTCAAAGACCAATGAATATTTGCCCTGTAAGGCTCTCCAACCTTATATCCGCTGCTTTTGGGGTTCTGGTTTAGAATCGCAGAATACTGAAGTATCCAATATGCATAAGAGCCGGGAAATTATTATACCCGATACATGTATGGATATTATTTGGGAGATGGATAAATCCACCGGCTGTGCAAGCACATTTTTCTCCGGCATCAATGATACTCCTTTTGAAATACCGTATGAGGCTGAGAATGAGTCATCCCATTTTGGCATTCGTTTTCATTTTTGGGCTGTGCATTATTTTGCGGATGACCATCTTAGAGATGTTCTGAATGCTCATGCAGATGTGGAGCAATATTTCAGTACATTTCACAGAGATTTAGGGCTACTTCTGGCCGAGACAAGCTCGATTACTGAACGGATTACTGCAGCAGAAGCTTATTTACTACGCCGTTTAGAGGGAACTCACCGTACAAGTGACAGTATGATGAATGCTGTCCATGCGATTATCAACAGCAAAGGTTTAGTGGGCTCTGATGAACTGCAGGTTAGCTCTGGTCTAAGCAGTCGTCAGCTGGAACGGCTATTTCGCGAATATATAGGTGTGACTCCCAAACAAACGGCTGATCTTGTGCGTTTTCAAAATGTATGGCAGGAGCTGTACCAGCCGTCGCCGCAGAGCAAGAGCATGCTGGACATTGTTTATGCTTATCGTTATAGTCACCAGTCACATTTTAATAATAATTTCAAAAAATATGCCGGAAGAACACCCTTGGAAGCATTGCGATATGCAAGAAAACGGTAG
- a CDS encoding VOC family protein codes for MISSFEGLNIYTKDTAALAAFYSEVLGIPIPFEGFGNYDGAKIGFDRGQPGIIIWDENKWGKHTTGVVNLVFSCSDLDETYVELRARGLQCEPPATMEYGGKEMNFRDLDGNGITLLQGAY; via the coding sequence ATGATTTCTTCATTTGAAGGCCTTAACATTTACACTAAAGATACTGCGGCGTTGGCAGCATTTTATTCAGAGGTGCTGGGAATCCCTATTCCATTTGAAGGCTTTGGCAATTATGATGGTGCGAAGATCGGCTTTGACCGCGGGCAGCCCGGTATTATTATTTGGGACGAGAACAAATGGGGCAAGCACACGACTGGGGTTGTGAATTTGGTATTCTCTTGCAGCGATCTGGATGAGACGTATGTGGAGCTTCGAGCAAGAGGACTCCAATGTGAGCCTCCAGCGACTATGGAATATGGCGGTAAGGAAATGAACTTCCGTGATCTGGACGGCAACGGCATCACTTTGCTGCAAGGAGCCTATTAA
- a CDS encoding flavodoxin yields MAKVLVAYASLTGNTEEIAELIAEGIRQAGGEAVLKSVTDCNADEIKSYESVLLGAYTWGDGELPDEFLDFYEEMDELDLSTHKAAAFGSGDTGYEIYCGAVNLIEEKLKERGATILQESLKIEYGPSAPEKETCRQFGRQFIEACAAVS; encoded by the coding sequence ATGGCGAAAGTTTTAGTAGCGTACGCCAGCTTGACTGGCAACACTGAAGAAATTGCTGAGCTGATTGCAGAAGGTATACGTCAGGCAGGCGGAGAAGCTGTCTTGAAATCGGTCACCGACTGCAATGCAGATGAGATAAAATCGTATGAAAGTGTCCTTTTGGGCGCTTACACTTGGGGTGACGGCGAGTTGCCGGATGAGTTCCTTGATTTCTATGAGGAGATGGATGAACTCGACTTAAGTACCCATAAGGCAGCGGCTTTCGGGAGTGGCGACACTGGATATGAGATTTATTGTGGGGCCGTGAATTTGATTGAAGAGAAATTAAAGGAACGCGGAGCGACGATTCTCCAAGAGAGCTTGAAGATTGAATACGGACCGAGCGCTCCAGAAAAAGAAACCTGCCGCCAATTTGGCCGTCAATTCATTGAAGCCTGCGCGGCGGTTTCTTAG
- a CDS encoding GNAT family N-acetyltransferase: MSTIDTLKDIEELQQRCEQYDGISLKLNWDMLRLPPTAGGAEWIVTYEDEQLVGFMGLYGFGSEMEICGMVRPGYRRRGIFTSLWIGAQTVIKRNNVATLLLNAPASSASATAYLKKLPLSFDHSEYQMKWDGTSAQFASLEASSAPVVLRPAREDEAPILVELDCGGFDMTQEEASEVYEQQKIDTMQEHIIIEMDGLPAGKMRLWTEDNETWIYGFTVDKKLRGLGIGRSALLQTIERERRNYNGINLEVALDNPNALKLYESCGFIILNKQDYFRYNG; encoded by the coding sequence TTGAGTACAATTGACACCTTAAAAGATATAGAGGAATTACAGCAACGCTGTGAGCAATACGATGGAATATCACTAAAATTAAATTGGGATATGCTGCGCCTACCGCCGACTGCAGGCGGTGCTGAATGGATAGTGACCTACGAGGATGAGCAGCTAGTCGGCTTCATGGGTCTGTATGGCTTCGGCAGCGAGATGGAGATCTGTGGCATGGTTCGTCCAGGATACCGCCGTCGGGGCATCTTCACCTCGTTATGGATTGGTGCACAAACTGTCATCAAGCGAAATAATGTTGCTACGCTTCTACTCAATGCACCTGCCTCATCTGCTTCGGCTACAGCGTACCTGAAGAAACTCCCGCTCTCCTTCGATCATTCGGAATACCAGATGAAATGGGATGGAACCTCGGCGCAATTTGCGTCGTTGGAGGCCAGCTCAGCCCCAGTAGTACTGCGCCCTGCTCGTGAGGACGAAGCTCCGATTCTCGTTGAACTGGATTGCGGAGGCTTCGATATGACCCAAGAGGAAGCCTCTGAGGTCTATGAACAGCAGAAAATCGATACGATGCAAGAGCATATTATCATCGAAATGGACGGATTACCTGCCGGTAAAATGCGGCTGTGGACTGAGGATAATGAAACCTGGATTTATGGATTCACTGTGGATAAGAAGCTGCGCGGACTCGGTATCGGCCGCAGCGCGCTTTTGCAGACGATTGAGCGGGAACGCCGGAATTATAACGGAATTAATCTGGAGGTTGCTCTTGATAACCCTAATGCGTTAAAGCTCTATGAGAGCTGTGGTTTTATCATTCTGAACAAGCAGGACTATTTCCGTTACAACGGCTAA
- a CDS encoding GNAT family N-acetyltransferase, protein MVQIEQGAGRFYVAGDGKDLAEIVYRLDEASGDLVIDHTYVSEDLRGQGAGEELVRAVVDKAREEKLLIVPVCSYAAHQFKKHPEYEDVLSGDESRHS, encoded by the coding sequence ATGGTACAGATTGAACAGGGAGCAGGACGGTTTTATGTTGCTGGTGACGGTAAGGACCTTGCCGAGATTGTATACAGATTAGATGAGGCCTCCGGGGATCTGGTCATTGACCATACTTATGTCTCTGAGGATCTGCGCGGTCAAGGTGCTGGTGAAGAGCTTGTGCGGGCCGTTGTCGATAAAGCCCGCGAAGAGAAATTATTAATCGTACCTGTATGCTCCTATGCGGCGCATCAATTCAAGAAGCATCCGGAATATGAGGACGTACTCAGCGGAGACGAAAGCCGGCATTCATAA
- a CDS encoding 50S ribosomal protein L25: MNTTVRLTERSGSTTSQRSKGFVPVVIYGAGSDTQSFTADAKTINEILGKNPRAILKVELPNSGSKNVVIQEVQRQPMSRNLLHVDFQQIDMKVVLDTKVAFHFSGDPVGVKSGGVQQVELYELDIRTLPDDLKASFDVDISGLDIGDQLLVSDLPVHEGWEVLTPEDALIVRIAPPQALEEPTEDDVVAEPAAVEAGDKEAE; this comes from the coding sequence ATGAACACAACAGTACGTTTGACAGAAAGATCCGGCTCGACTACTTCACAACGGAGCAAAGGTTTTGTACCGGTCGTCATCTACGGTGCAGGTTCAGATACACAGTCCTTTACAGCGGATGCGAAGACTATTAATGAAATACTTGGGAAGAACCCGCGGGCTATTCTAAAGGTTGAACTGCCAAACTCCGGTTCCAAGAATGTAGTGATTCAGGAAGTACAACGCCAGCCGATGTCACGCAATCTGCTGCATGTGGACTTCCAGCAGATTGATATGAAGGTGGTACTGGATACCAAGGTAGCCTTTCACTTTAGCGGAGATCCGGTGGGTGTGAAGAGTGGTGGGGTACAGCAGGTTGAGCTCTATGAGCTGGACATTCGTACCTTGCCGGATGACCTGAAGGCAAGCTTTGACGTAGATATTAGCGGACTCGATATTGGTGATCAATTGCTGGTTTCTGATCTTCCTGTGCATGAAGGCTGGGAAGTATTGACTCCAGAGGATGCACTAATTGTTCGGATTGCCCCTCCACAGGCGCTTGAAGAGCCTACTGAGGATGATGTCGTCGCCGAACCAGCGGCAGTTGAAGCTGGCGATAAAGAAGCTGAGTAA
- a CDS encoding VWA domain-containing protein, which yields MDLTTVNLISGSNTKLDEISPTVRIMISCDSSPAVLDLSCFMVGTDGKVASDDFFIFYNQPADPKRIVEFVSGDKYSGEFVINLEALQSSSIDKCVFAITLDGPGTFAEVSGCRIRAITANSEIVYEITDGNAETSLVLAELYRHGTGFKLRAVGRGFHGGLKPLAEAHGVEVEGEEEAEVAATKEAVQESPSVPVPEIAPVKLNLTKIDLLKQKVGISLRKKNIEQEKARVAVVFDASGSMTSLYQNGVVQRAFERVLAVAASMDDDGLLDVWFFATKAKRMASVDEHGYEDYVKRTYPAPRMFGGLGIGNNEPVVMEDVIKKYTKEAPSSLPTYIVFFSDGGIYETPKISKLLIKSSKANIFWQFVGLGNADYGVLRELDDLQGRYLDNADFFALDDLDQVSDEDLYDRLFDEYPKWLREAKAKGIVGS from the coding sequence ATGGATCTTACTACAGTCAATCTGATCAGCGGCTCCAATACCAAGCTGGATGAGATATCCCCCACCGTGAGGATTATGATCTCTTGCGACAGTTCCCCGGCAGTGCTGGATCTCAGTTGTTTTATGGTGGGAACAGATGGGAAGGTGGCTTCGGACGATTTTTTTATTTTTTACAATCAGCCTGCTGACCCTAAACGAATCGTGGAATTTGTATCCGGGGACAAGTATAGCGGCGAGTTTGTTATAAATCTGGAAGCCTTGCAATCATCTTCGATTGATAAATGTGTGTTCGCTATTACTTTGGATGGACCTGGCACCTTCGCCGAGGTCAGCGGTTGTCGAATTCGCGCGATCACAGCAAACTCTGAGATTGTATATGAGATTACAGACGGCAATGCGGAAACCTCGCTTGTACTGGCCGAGCTTTACCGTCATGGCACAGGCTTTAAGCTGAGAGCAGTTGGCAGAGGTTTTCATGGCGGTCTAAAACCGCTCGCGGAAGCTCATGGGGTCGAAGTCGAGGGAGAAGAAGAGGCGGAGGTTGCCGCAACGAAGGAGGCAGTGCAGGAATCACCTAGTGTGCCAGTTCCAGAGATTGCTCCTGTAAAGCTAAATTTAACTAAAATTGATCTGCTCAAACAAAAGGTAGGCATTTCACTGCGCAAGAAAAATATTGAGCAGGAGAAGGCACGGGTGGCAGTAGTATTTGATGCTTCAGGCTCTATGACATCACTCTACCAGAATGGTGTGGTGCAGCGTGCATTCGAACGTGTGCTGGCAGTAGCCGCGAGTATGGATGATGACGGATTGCTGGATGTCTGGTTCTTCGCTACTAAAGCCAAGCGGATGGCAAGTGTGGACGAGCATGGGTATGAGGACTACGTGAAACGAACCTATCCGGCGCCGCGTATGTTCGGTGGGCTGGGAATCGGAAACAATGAACCTGTAGTGATGGAGGACGTGATCAAAAAATATACGAAGGAAGCTCCAAGCAGCCTGCCTACGTATATTGTCTTCTTCAGTGATGGTGGCATCTATGAAACGCCTAAGATCTCCAAGCTGCTGATCAAAAGCTCTAAAGCAAATATATTCTGGCAATTTGTTGGACTCGGCAACGCGGATTACGGTGTCTTGCGAGAACTGGATGATCTCCAGGGACGTTATCTGGATAACGCGGATTTCTTTGCGCTGGATGATCTCGATCAAGTCAGCGATGAGGACTTGTATGACCGGTTATTCGACGAATATCCGAAATGGCTGCGGGAAGCCAAAGCAAAAGGAATTGTAGGTTCATAG
- a CDS encoding YhbD family protein yields MEDDLISKKELLDITGISYGQLYRWKRKQLIPEEWFIRKATFTGQETFFPKEMILARIHNIVNMKDDLSLDELANRLSDSSAYDRVTIAATELIKRNIVSLTTMNKFGGGQTSEQEYTYDQIIHLVAVDRLLSTGDLNLAEAELLFRTLSEKTARFEGKGWELFFVRKMGVTSFILALAPAELIFDEGVRLISRLALGDLREQLKGMLTYKLI; encoded by the coding sequence ATGGAAGATGATTTGATCTCGAAGAAGGAGCTGCTCGATATAACAGGAATTTCGTATGGACAATTGTACCGCTGGAAGCGGAAACAGCTGATCCCGGAGGAATGGTTCATCCGCAAAGCTACGTTTACCGGTCAAGAAACCTTTTTTCCTAAAGAAATGATTCTGGCCCGCATTCACAACATTGTGAATATGAAAGATGATCTCTCATTAGATGAGCTGGCAAATCGGTTGTCGGACAGTTCAGCCTATGACAGAGTGACAATAGCTGCAACAGAACTGATTAAACGCAACATTGTTTCGTTAACAACTATGAATAAGTTTGGCGGGGGGCAGACCTCAGAGCAAGAATATACTTACGATCAGATCATTCATTTAGTTGCCGTTGATCGTCTGCTAAGTACAGGGGACCTAAATTTAGCCGAAGCGGAGCTGCTCTTTCGCACCCTGAGTGAGAAGACGGCAAGATTTGAGGGGAAGGGCTGGGAGCTCTTTTTTGTCCGGAAAATGGGAGTTACCTCCTTTATTCTGGCCCTTGCACCGGCTGAATTGATCTTTGATGAGGGTGTTCGGTTAATCAGTAGACTCGCGCTGGGTGACTTGAGGGAACAGTTAAAAGGCATGCTTACTTACAAGCTTATTTAA
- a CDS encoding MDR family MFS transporter, translating to MSSAKSPNLGIVIAGLLLGILMASMDSTIVATAMGNIVGELGGMDKFVWVTSAYLVAEMAGMPIFGKLSDMYGRKRFFVFGIVVFMAGSALCGTADTITQLAAYRALQGIGGGALVPIAFAIMYDAVPLEARGKLGGAFGAVFGLSSIFGPLLGAYITDHIAWQWVFYINLPLGVVAFAMVVFFYKESVEHSKQPIDWLGAGSLLGAVISLMFALELGGKQYAWDSSMILGLFAAFVVLALLFLYVETKVKEPIISFALFKERLYAFSILCALFSGAAFIAASVYIPIFIQGVLGGTATNSGLVLLPMMVGSVITASTGGFLMAKISYRSLMIPTLALLVLGTALVATLTPDASRLLVTSYMILIGLGVGASFSVLSTAAIHGLTAQQRGSASATLNFLRSMGMTIGITSFGIIQSHYFAASLAKQFSGSGSGAAAGGALDFKDPHSLLSPETRALIPPDILAKITEGLSSSIVNTFAWAVIPAALALLASFFMGRQKMDASAEGKTLPSEH from the coding sequence TTGAGTTCAGCTAAATCGCCCAACTTGGGCATCGTTATTGCAGGTCTGCTGCTGGGCATACTAATGGCCTCCATGGATAGTACGATTGTGGCCACCGCAATGGGGAACATTGTTGGGGAGCTTGGCGGCATGGATAAGTTCGTCTGGGTTACTTCCGCTTATCTCGTGGCCGAGATGGCGGGTATGCCGATATTCGGGAAGCTTTCGGATATGTATGGCCGCAAAAGATTTTTCGTATTCGGAATCGTTGTGTTTATGGCGGGTTCGGCACTCTGTGGAACGGCAGATACGATTACTCAGCTGGCTGCCTATCGGGCGCTTCAGGGAATCGGTGGCGGAGCGTTGGTACCTATTGCTTTTGCCATTATGTATGATGCTGTACCTCTGGAGGCACGCGGCAAGCTGGGCGGAGCCTTCGGTGCGGTATTCGGTTTGTCGAGTATTTTTGGTCCGCTGCTCGGAGCTTATATCACAGATCATATTGCTTGGCAGTGGGTGTTCTATATTAACCTGCCGCTGGGAGTAGTGGCCTTTGCGATGGTAGTGTTCTTCTATAAGGAATCTGTGGAGCATTCCAAGCAGCCAATAGATTGGCTCGGTGCCGGTTCGCTGCTGGGAGCCGTAATCTCGCTAATGTTCGCGCTGGAGCTTGGCGGGAAGCAGTATGCTTGGGATTCCTCAATGATACTCGGCCTATTTGCAGCCTTTGTTGTCCTCGCGCTTCTGTTCCTTTATGTGGAGACAAAAGTCAAAGAGCCTATTATTTCGTTTGCCTTGTTCAAAGAAAGACTATATGCCTTCAGCATTCTTTGCGCGTTATTTAGTGGGGCGGCCTTTATCGCGGCTTCTGTATACATCCCGATCTTTATTCAGGGCGTATTGGGAGGCACGGCTACCAACTCGGGGCTGGTACTGCTGCCAATGATGGTTGGGTCGGTAATTACGGCTTCCACTGGTGGTTTCCTGATGGCGAAGATTAGTTACCGCAGCTTGATGATTCCTACGCTTGCCTTGCTGGTATTAGGAACTGCACTAGTAGCTACGCTCACCCCGGATGCTTCGCGTCTGCTGGTAACCTCATACATGATCTTAATCGGACTAGGAGTCGGAGCTTCATTCTCGGTGCTTAGCACTGCCGCCATTCATGGCTTAACTGCACAGCAGCGCGGCTCGGCAAGTGCAACGCTGAATTTCCTCCGATCGATGGGGATGACGATCGGAATTACTTCGTTTGGAATTATTCAAAGCCATTATTTCGCGGCATCGCTTGCCAAACAGTTCTCGGGAAGCGGAAGTGGCGCAGCAGCAGGGGGAGCACTGGATTTCAAAGATCCTCATTCCCTGCTGTCACCGGAGACAAGAGCTTTAATTCCACCGGATATCCTGGCTAAGATAACAGAGGGGCTTTCCTCCTCCATCGTCAATACCTTTGCATGGGCGGTCATTCCGGCAGCGCTGGCGCTGTTGGCATCCTTTTTCATGGGCCGTCAAAAAATGGATGCCTCGGCAGAAGGCAAGACCCTACCATCAGAACATTAG
- a CDS encoding GyrI-like domain-containing protein, translating to MKYEWKKQDKVIYQPKNKPETITIPSFNYFLLKGKGNPNNAAFSEAVSVLYSLSYAIKMLPKKGPAPDGYFDYTIFPLEGVWDLSEEGRKKSTLDKDELVYTVMIRQPDFVTATLAAEILERQKSLKPLPQMDKAIFDSAEDGLSVQMLHNGPFEAEPQSFAVMEQYCQENGLVRISHTHREIYLSDARRSQPDKLRTVLRFPVSVSD from the coding sequence ATGAAATATGAATGGAAGAAACAAGACAAAGTTATATATCAGCCCAAAAACAAACCGGAAACCATCACTATCCCCAGTTTCAACTACTTCCTGCTGAAAGGCAAGGGCAATCCGAACAACGCCGCATTCTCTGAAGCCGTAAGTGTCCTCTACTCTCTATCTTATGCTATTAAAATGCTGCCCAAAAAAGGTCCAGCTCCGGACGGATATTTTGATTACACTATATTTCCGCTGGAAGGGGTTTGGGATCTGAGCGAAGAAGGCCGGAAGAAATCCACTCTCGATAAAGATGAGCTGGTATACACCGTTATGATCAGACAGCCGGACTTTGTCACTGCGACTCTGGCCGCCGAAATATTGGAAAGACAAAAGTCTCTTAAACCGCTGCCCCAGATGGATAAAGCCATCTTCGATAGTGCCGAAGATGGCCTTAGTGTTCAAATGCTCCATAACGGGCCTTTTGAGGCTGAACCGCAAAGCTTTGCTGTAATGGAGCAATATTGCCAAGAGAATGGCCTGGTACGAATATCTCACACGCACCGAGAAATTTACCTTTCGGACGCCCGCCGAAGTCAACCGGATAAGCTTAGAACCGTCTTGCGTTTCCCGGTGTCCGTGTCAGATTAA
- a CDS encoding SMP-30/gluconolactonase/LRE family protein: MILQAELVLDVQAALGEGPHWDQEEGKLYWVDVEGKQLRSYDSSAHSEIIYSFETMVSAVIPSMDGGWVLAMQDGIYSFRSGHPLELLSLVESEIPGNRLNDAKCDRTGRLWFGTMSMDFSPGAGSLYVLQTDGKVQRVLSGIGCSNGIAWDDERGLMYYIDTLSRCVSAFDWHENNIKLSGRRTVVQIPASSGYPDGMTIDSDGMLWIAHWGGGCVSRWNPDTGQQMATVEVPARHVTSCTFGGKELDELYITTARPPMNESETLRFPLAGGLFKVKPGATGVPANRFRPVLRNNT, translated from the coding sequence TTGATTTTACAAGCTGAATTGGTTCTTGATGTGCAGGCTGCTCTTGGCGAAGGTCCTCATTGGGATCAAGAAGAAGGTAAGCTCTATTGGGTTGATGTTGAGGGGAAACAACTCCGCAGTTACGACAGCAGTGCACACAGCGAAATCATATATTCCTTCGAAACAATGGTCAGTGCAGTAATTCCTTCCATGGATGGAGGTTGGGTGCTTGCCATGCAAGACGGCATTTACAGCTTTAGAAGTGGACATCCGCTTGAGCTTCTGTCCCTAGTGGAGTCTGAGATTCCGGGGAACAGATTGAATGATGCTAAATGCGACAGAACAGGGCGGCTTTGGTTCGGCACGATGAGCATGGATTTTTCCCCGGGAGCAGGCAGCTTATATGTTTTACAGACTGACGGGAAGGTTCAACGGGTTCTGTCTGGCATTGGCTGCTCCAACGGTATAGCCTGGGATGATGAACGTGGTCTGATGTATTATATTGATACGTTGTCCAGATGTGTGAGTGCATTTGATTGGCATGAGAATAACATCAAGCTGAGCGGGCGTAGGACGGTCGTTCAGATCCCCGCTTCCAGCGGATATCCCGACGGTATGACCATTGACAGTGATGGAATGCTTTGGATTGCTCATTGGGGTGGTGGATGTGTATCACGCTGGAACCCGGACACTGGGCAGCAAATGGCCACGGTTGAGGTTCCTGCACGACATGTTACTTCCTGTACCTTCGGGGGTAAGGAATTGGACGAGTTGTACATTACAACAGCGCGCCCCCCAATGAATGAGTCAGAAACCCTACGTTTTCCTTTGGCAGGCGGGTTGTTTAAGGTCAAACCTGGGGCAACGGGAGTACCTGCCAATCGGTTCCGGCCTGTCTTACGTAATAATACATAA